In the Cherax quadricarinatus isolate ZL_2023a chromosome 96, ASM3850222v1, whole genome shotgun sequence genome, one interval contains:
- the LOC128701793 gene encoding uncharacterized protein produces the protein MTGPAPRIHLSRASTTDSDHHHDDHTHYQHDSSVGAATDADLWAAFTPDHLLLLRQHFTPPRGWPGRASLRGTDDEAAMTRLLTRSQFVEAVTSILGSDKFEGVCGAIFDTVVARSSSPSLTSGGTTVPAGNISSSSSSNISSSSSSVGGSGSGMGISWAGLVSYLGMCVDLRGSQAPSQPIFSTAPRYRLLTHNKREAIGGAVVCSSQSVMLVGARGSLTKVQLNKWRQQQHSRLLLDSCPDQEPPAHTLRKVSLGTWVVEVAVLEEEVVMVAGSSSTLHVLEAASGAAQELLRVTHLPAMPACLAAGCVGEERWVALGDDKGSVHLIRFPHPVSELLTRSRSEGLTSLTWQEVCGRTQLVNGRMVEVCGRVRVVSGTGVHGATVRRVHYHPSTSTLVSCSSDPRASVVLWGPDHATKTYTFAIPRGVRVFAVEWSLHVLVTGSMDGRLRLWNPYVPEAALTALPPAPGRAPPADLLISPHRRVIISCDADAVVRVYSVDGGQCLQTVTLCFPGGSSGLAPRPLTLLPSGNLLVACRDYIATLTPPPRPQSPSQYTSPLLPQLVSDACWEGESEEGDSTRDDQESTYDKDEERQLFENATLMSSRERRERARMRSLVRQGAAFCCLTLNKISPPLLSPDLPLPPRLAAMGLTASNPAALLAHLPVSRVTTALTSGSPPPSATTRCLTQTPRSSRPRSACRIPRSKSAGGTGRLTATPDSGNSRHLSPSWRPQPAGQH, from the exons AGGGTGGCCAGGAAGGGCATCACTGAGAGGTACAGACGACGAGGCAGCCATGACCAGACTCTTGACTCGATCTCAGTTCGTGGAGGCAGTCACCAGCATCCTGG GGAGTGACAAATTTGAGGGTGTATGTGGTGCTATCTTCGACACAGTAGTGGCTAGGAGCAGCTCTCCTAGCCTCACCTCTGGTGGGACGACTGTTCCAGCTggtaacatcagtagcagcagcagtagtaacatcagcagtagcagcagcagtgtagg gggcagtggtagtggtatggGCATCAGCTGGGCAGGACTGGTATCATATCTTGGTATGTGTGTGGACCTCAGGGGCAGCCAGGCTCCTTCACAACCCATCTTCTCTACAGCTCCTCGCTACAGACTCCTCACCCATAATaaa CGTGAAGCCATTGGTGGAGCTGTGGTGTGCAGTAGCCAGAGTGTTATGTTGGTGGGCGCTCGAGGATCACTTACCAAGGTCCAACTCAA TAAGTGGAGGCAACAGCAACATTCTCGCCTCCTGCTGGACTCCTGCCCGGACCAGGAACCTCCAGCACACACTCTACGTAAG GTGAGCCTCGGgacgtgggtggtggaggtggctgtgttggaggaagaggtggtgatggtggctggttCATCTTCAACATTACACGTGTTGGAGGCTGCCTCGGGGGCGGCCCAAGAGCTGCTACGTgtcacacacctgccagccatgcctgcctgcctggctgctgg GTGTGTAGGTGAGGAGCGGTGGGTGGCGCTAGGTGACGACAAGGGGTCGGTCCACCTAATCCGCTTCCCTCACCCGGTATCCGAACTGCTCACTCGCTCCCGTAGTGAGGggctcacctccctcacctggcaG gaggtgtgtgggaggactcAGCTGGTGAACGGTCGTATGGTGGAGGTATGTGGCCGAGTTCGGGTAGTTAGCGGAACCGGGGTTCACGGAGCCACCGTCCGCCGGGTTCACTATCACCCGTCCACCTCTACCTTGGTCTCCTGTAGCAGCGATCCCCGGGCCAGCGTGGTCCTCTGGGGCCCAGATCATGCCACCAAGACCTACACTTTTGCCATACCTAgg GGTGTGCGGGTGTTCGCTGTGGAGTGGTCGCTACACGTGCTGGTGACGGGTAGTATGGACGGCCGCCTGCGTCTGTGGAACCCCTACGTACCTGAAGCAGCACTGACGGCGCTGCCTCCAGCCCCAGGACGAGCACCGCCAGCAGATCTTCTCATCTCTCCCCACCGTCGTGTTATCATCTCCTGCGACGCTGATGCT GTTGTGCGTGTGTATAGTGTGGATGGAGGACAGTGCTTGCAGACGGTGACCTTATGTTTCCCAGGAGGGTCTAGTGGCCTGGCTCCACGACCCCTGACTCTCCTACCTAGTGGTAACTTATTGGTGGCTTGCAGGGATTACATAGCCACCCTCACGCCCCCGCCACGCCCACAATCTCCCTCACAATACACCTCTCCACTACTTCCTCAACTCGTGAGTGATGCTTGCTGGGAGGGcgagagtgaggaaggtgacagcACACGTGATGATCAAGAATCTACCTACGACAAAGATGAGGAACGCCAACTCTTTGAGAATGCCACACTGATGTCATCTCGGGAAAGAAGAGAGCGAGCCCGTATGCGAAGTCTCGTACGCCAGGGTGCTGCcttctgctgtcttacactcaatAAGATCTCCCCTCCTCTCTTGTCCCCAGACCTGCCCTTACCACCTCGTTTGGCCGCCATGGGGCTCACAGCCAGCAATCCTGCGGCTCTGCTGGCTCACTTGCCCGTCTCCAGGGTAACAACTGCTCTAACATCTGGCTCTCCGCCACCTTCTGCAACCACACGATGCCTCACACAAACCCCCCGCTCATCACGCCCACGATCTGCTTGCAGAATCCCCAGATCCAAGTCAGCGGGAGGCACCGGGCGCCTGACGGCCACTCCTGACAGTGGCAATAGTCGTCATCTCAGTCCCAGCTGGCGGCCACAACCTGCTGGCCAACACTAG